The Polynucleobacter necessarius genome has a window encoding:
- the rho gene encoding transcription termination factor Rho yields the protein MQLSELKVLHVSALLEMAASLEIENTQRMRKQELMFAILKKRAKEGESVFGDGTLEVLPDGFGFLRSPDASYMASPDDIYISPAQIRRFNLHTGDSVEGEVRTPKDGERYFALVKVDKINGLPPEALKNRIMFENLTPLHPNRVVQLERDIKAEENLTGRIIDMISPIGYGQRGLIVSSPKSGKTVMMQHIAHAISANNPDAILIVLLVDERPEEVTEMQRSVRGEVVASTFDEPAVRHVQVAEMVIEKAKRLVEMKKDVIILLDSITRLARAYNTVIPSSGKVLSGGVDANALQRPKRFFGAARNVEEGGSLTIIATALIETGSRMDDLIYEEFKGTGNMEVHLERRLAERRVYPSINLNKSGTRREELLVKAENLQKIWVLRKLLADMDDIEAMNFIVDKLKSTKNNGEFFDLMRKGG from the coding sequence ATGCAATTATCTGAACTAAAAGTACTCCACGTATCCGCCCTGCTTGAAATGGCAGCCAGCCTGGAGATTGAAAATACGCAACGTATGCGCAAACAAGAGTTGATGTTTGCCATCCTCAAGAAACGGGCTAAGGAAGGTGAATCTGTTTTTGGTGACGGCACTTTGGAAGTGTTACCTGATGGCTTTGGTTTCTTACGCTCCCCTGATGCCTCTTATATGGCTTCTCCGGACGATATCTATATCTCCCCTGCACAGATCCGCCGCTTTAACCTGCACACTGGTGACAGCGTTGAAGGCGAGGTTCGCACCCCTAAAGACGGCGAGCGTTACTTTGCCTTGGTGAAGGTCGATAAGATCAATGGTTTGCCTCCTGAGGCTTTAAAGAACCGCATCATGTTCGAGAACTTAACGCCTTTGCACCCAAATCGCGTTGTTCAATTAGAACGTGACATCAAAGCTGAAGAGAATTTAACTGGCCGCATTATCGATATGATCTCCCCGATTGGCTATGGCCAGCGTGGCTTGATCGTGTCTTCACCGAAATCTGGTAAGACCGTAATGATGCAGCACATTGCTCATGCGATTTCTGCGAACAATCCAGATGCGATCTTGATCGTGCTGTTGGTTGATGAGCGTCCTGAAGAGGTTACTGAAATGCAGCGCTCTGTTCGCGGTGAAGTGGTTGCCTCTACATTTGATGAGCCAGCTGTTCGTCACGTTCAAGTTGCCGAGATGGTGATTGAAAAGGCTAAGCGTTTAGTTGAGATGAAAAAAGACGTCATCATCTTGCTTGACTCGATTACCCGTCTTGCTCGTGCTTACAACACTGTCATCCCTTCATCCGGAAAAGTTCTCTCTGGTGGTGTGGATGCAAATGCATTACAACGTCCAAAACGTTTCTTCGGTGCAGCGCGTAACGTAGAAGAAGGCGGCTCACTCACGATCATCGCTACAGCCTTGATTGAAACGGGTAGCCGTATGGATGACCTCATCTACGAAGAGTTCAAAGGTACTGGCAATATGGAAGTTCACCTTGAGCGTCGTTTGGCTGAGCGTCGTGTTTACCCATCGATTAACCTCAACAAGTCTGGCACCCGCCGTGAAGAGTTGCTGGTTAAAGCTGAAAACCTCCAGAAAATCTGGGTTTTACGTAAATTATTGGCCGATATGGATGATATTGAGGCGATGAACTTTATTGTTGATAAGCTCAAATCCACTAAAAATAACGGTGAATTCTTCGATTTAATGCGTAAGGGCGGCTAA
- a CDS encoding PD-(D/E)XK nuclease family protein, with amino-acid sequence MPHPFPTLNAQQQPHAWAIAPNASALKSLAEGIWNCAVQTKQRPLVVLSTAGPLMGVRAALEKYRPQDPDPQIAFLPQVMSFSDWLEAAPSAWKFPKKQTDLERWLSVYINLRKHKIVQSWFKAESEAGAWGLAQAVIDACDSLSEAVVPLMQSEINALVQNQTLDSELWVKQVETLLDQAIAKAYVGLSRKVVDQESNVLLAFWRFLSSPGDPVLRKHFALAAHLQTARTNQAVARPLIWVETADPKPIDQEMMSRYLHEHSQFAPVVNIGMGWHSVALWSEALTGQDAEGELKPADSEQQSLIDRNIQASFHDGWKLLAARRFEELAWATAKSIEAHLIAGKTNIALVAQDRLAARRARALLSRFGPSLRIRDETGWKLSTTRAAASLNSWLELIRSPKEGPSASTLLEFLQNPFFDIAHTLQKPSEACLSPIAQLEDILIASQAKSGWDTFRIAIERANAYSSSRGSVPYESLLELLTVLQRHHVQWLELKLDCENAYLLLQSNLQEMGMAQQLEKDSAGKQLLEVLKTFDLGEGAYRQVAMRLSEWLSLLKTVIEEASYQEVGQQAQATLSILPLSSTRLREFDAVVLVGCDEQQLPAFSEPPLFFSDTLNRLLKASTITAQYIQQARDLSQLLISCPQVDLLWQSKSKSGEPLRPSAWISRLRTQLPDWPILEAKPDTHSSLSDPLQEAVTTVNPDIALPISMSPSAYKALRDCPYRYYVRSILGLRRAKEFEEGFDASLAGQVLHALLKNFFQALKTEEQKTYSSIHRSEDARREWMQEHLIKHSEKEFERLIKGDARVTGTLRDWQKQIPSFVDWQLKREAEGWQYHDAELLVGFMVMLIDPDGVQREVEIVGRADRFDVNTNSSSAAAVIDYKNQGINKIKKRADHLLNDPQLLIYARAVNENAIAAHLPGRTIEQAERVSLKADLKKADDKIVRAYPVEQMPEMMEQFSEQLNADLEVLWARKPMKAFAPDSVCQYCEARGICRKGMW; translated from the coding sequence ATGCCGCACCCATTCCCGACCCTAAACGCGCAACAGCAGCCCCATGCTTGGGCAATAGCGCCTAACGCCAGTGCTCTGAAGTCACTCGCCGAGGGTATTTGGAATTGTGCAGTGCAAACGAAGCAGCGCCCCCTAGTGGTTCTGAGTACTGCGGGCCCATTAATGGGGGTAAGGGCAGCTCTTGAGAAATATCGCCCTCAAGACCCGGATCCCCAGATTGCCTTTTTGCCGCAAGTGATGAGCTTTAGCGATTGGTTAGAAGCGGCACCAAGCGCCTGGAAGTTCCCTAAGAAGCAAACTGATCTAGAGCGTTGGTTATCTGTTTATATCAATTTACGTAAACACAAAATAGTGCAAAGCTGGTTTAAGGCGGAGAGTGAAGCTGGGGCTTGGGGCTTGGCACAGGCAGTGATTGATGCATGCGATTCGTTATCAGAAGCAGTTGTGCCACTGATGCAAAGTGAAATTAATGCCTTAGTACAAAATCAAACCCTCGATTCAGAGTTGTGGGTAAAACAAGTAGAAACGCTGTTGGATCAGGCGATCGCTAAAGCTTATGTCGGTTTATCTCGTAAGGTCGTTGATCAAGAATCAAATGTTTTGCTGGCCTTCTGGCGATTCCTTAGTAGCCCTGGTGATCCTGTCCTGCGTAAGCATTTCGCATTAGCCGCTCATCTGCAAACAGCCAGAACCAATCAAGCTGTGGCAAGACCGTTGATCTGGGTAGAGACAGCCGATCCTAAGCCAATTGATCAAGAGATGATGTCTCGGTATTTGCATGAGCACTCACAATTTGCGCCTGTAGTGAATATTGGGATGGGCTGGCATTCAGTGGCGCTGTGGTCTGAGGCATTAACTGGACAAGATGCTGAAGGAGAGCTTAAGCCAGCAGATAGCGAACAGCAGAGCCTGATTGATCGGAATATTCAAGCAAGCTTTCATGATGGATGGAAGTTGCTAGCAGCTCGGCGCTTTGAAGAGTTAGCTTGGGCGACGGCCAAATCGATTGAGGCGCATTTAATTGCAGGTAAGACCAATATTGCTTTAGTTGCGCAAGATCGTTTAGCTGCAAGAAGGGCGCGCGCATTGCTGTCACGCTTTGGCCCAAGTCTGCGTATTCGTGATGAGACTGGTTGGAAACTTTCAACTACCCGTGCCGCAGCATCGCTCAATAGTTGGTTGGAGTTGATTCGCTCACCAAAAGAGGGGCCGAGTGCAAGTACTTTGCTGGAGTTTTTGCAAAACCCATTTTTTGATATTGCTCATACCTTACAAAAGCCATCAGAGGCTTGTCTCAGTCCCATTGCTCAGCTTGAAGATATTTTGATTGCAAGCCAAGCAAAGTCAGGCTGGGACACCTTTCGGATTGCGATTGAGCGAGCTAATGCCTATTCATCATCGCGCGGCAGCGTCCCATATGAATCACTCTTAGAGTTGCTCACTGTATTGCAAAGACATCATGTGCAGTGGTTAGAGCTCAAACTTGATTGTGAAAATGCCTATCTACTCCTGCAATCCAATCTGCAAGAGATGGGTATGGCGCAGCAACTCGAAAAAGACTCCGCTGGTAAGCAATTGCTCGAAGTGCTCAAGACTTTTGATTTAGGTGAGGGAGCTTATCGGCAAGTTGCTATGCGTTTATCGGAGTGGCTAAGCTTACTGAAGACTGTAATTGAGGAGGCCTCCTACCAAGAGGTGGGTCAGCAAGCGCAAGCAACGCTGAGTATCTTGCCTCTGAGCTCAACACGCTTACGTGAGTTTGATGCTGTTGTCTTGGTGGGTTGCGATGAGCAACAGTTGCCAGCGTTTTCTGAGCCGCCATTATTTTTCTCGGATACGCTCAATCGCTTATTAAAAGCCTCAACCATTACAGCGCAATATATTCAGCAGGCTAGAGATCTATCGCAATTACTGATTTCCTGCCCACAAGTCGATTTGCTTTGGCAAAGTAAAAGCAAAAGTGGCGAACCTCTCAGGCCATCAGCCTGGATTAGTCGCTTGCGCACGCAACTGCCAGATTGGCCGATATTAGAGGCAAAGCCTGATACGCATTCAAGTCTGTCAGATCCACTGCAAGAAGCGGTCACAACCGTTAACCCGGATATTGCTTTGCCGATTAGCATGTCTCCTAGTGCTTACAAAGCATTGCGAGATTGTCCTTACCGTTACTACGTTCGTAGCATTTTGGGTTTACGTAGGGCTAAAGAATTCGAAGAAGGGTTTGATGCTTCATTGGCAGGGCAGGTTTTACATGCTTTACTCAAGAACTTCTTCCAGGCATTAAAAACAGAAGAGCAAAAAACCTATTCGAGCATTCATCGGAGTGAAGATGCTCGTCGTGAGTGGATGCAAGAGCATCTCATCAAGCATTCAGAGAAAGAATTTGAACGTTTGATTAAGGGTGATGCCAGAGTCACTGGTACTTTACGTGACTGGCAAAAACAAATTCCTAGCTTTGTAGATTGGCAGTTAAAGCGTGAGGCAGAGGGTTGGCAATATCACGATGCCGAGTTGTTAGTTGGATTCATGGTGATGCTGATTGATCCAGATGGTGTACAAAGAGAGGTTGAGATAGTGGGGCGTGCTGACCGCTTTGACGTGAACACTAATAGCTCTAGTGCCGCAGCAGTCATTGATTACAAGAACCAGGGCATTAACAAAATCAAGAAGCGGGCAGATCACCTTTTGAATGATCCCCAACTGCTTATCTATGCCCGCGCCGTCAATGAGAATGCCATTGCAGCGCATCTTCCAGGTCGTACCATCGAGCAAGCTGAGCGGGTGTCATTAAAAGCAGACCTCAAGAAAGCCGATGACAAAATTGTTAGAGCATATCCGGTGGAGCAGATGCCAGAGATGATGGAGCAATTTTCAGAGCAACTCAATGCGGATTTAGAAGTCTTATGGGCGCGCAAACCGATGAAGGCATTTGCACCGGATAGCGTTTGCCAGTATTGCGAAGCTAGGGGTATTTGCAGAAAGGGGATGTGGTGA
- a CDS encoding ArnT family glycosyltransferase has product MVKLTAAATTSIPRIIIFALTLVYGFAGLFARDPWKNEDAIGFGGMWTLQSGKALDWIVPHLAGRDVSLGAPFPYWLGATLMDLFGPLIGIVNAARLYAAICFFASALAIWYATYLLGRRQEVQPMVLAVGGQPGRKNYGMTLADGVLLIFLACVGLAQRAHETTPMMAQLMGISIVLYGTVRGLDKPWQGGLWTGLGIAIVALSSNLTLSLIIVNSTIIAVIASNAELRFRWTLTSTVLGLIGFAIWPALWYLGNLTPDWRHIAEEGWRNMPEMRAIPSIESLGFLSINFWAYAWPVWPLAIISLTHWGRVKEAGQWRAPHLCIPLSLFIGCLIYTLFRLEANEHDLIILIPSLSIIAAFSLPILKRSLISFIDWLAMFSFTMIALAIWIIWLAKVTGFPESTAANLARLLPDFQAQFDYFSFVVALIITGVWLAIVRWRTSRAPKEIWRCLIISASGTTLMWVLLMTLWLPTINYAKTYRNVSDRLLQIVANTPGCIDTSNLGPAQLASFACFTKLPLRDDPSCNLMLTHSSSEAKAYASLNKKKIELLWEDRRASDRDERLRLYQITPAGKE; this is encoded by the coding sequence ATGGTCAAACTCACCGCCGCCGCCACCACTTCCATTCCACGCATCATTATTTTTGCGTTGACTTTGGTCTATGGTTTTGCCGGCCTCTTTGCGCGTGACCCCTGGAAAAATGAAGACGCCATCGGATTTGGTGGCATGTGGACTTTACAAAGTGGCAAAGCACTCGATTGGATCGTTCCGCATCTTGCCGGGCGCGATGTTTCTCTAGGCGCACCCTTTCCCTACTGGCTAGGTGCCACCCTCATGGATCTCTTTGGTCCACTGATTGGTATTGTCAATGCGGCGCGCCTTTATGCAGCCATTTGCTTTTTTGCTTCTGCACTAGCGATTTGGTACGCGACTTACCTATTGGGTCGTCGTCAAGAAGTTCAGCCCATGGTCTTAGCAGTGGGCGGTCAGCCTGGCCGTAAAAACTATGGCATGACCTTGGCCGATGGTGTCCTGCTGATTTTCTTGGCCTGCGTCGGTCTTGCACAACGTGCACATGAGACTACGCCAATGATGGCTCAACTGATGGGTATCAGCATTGTTTTATACGGGACTGTGCGTGGCTTGGATAAACCCTGGCAAGGTGGCTTATGGACTGGCCTTGGTATTGCGATCGTTGCACTCTCCAGCAATCTCACACTCAGCCTCATCATCGTCAACTCCACCATCATTGCAGTCATTGCGAGCAATGCAGAGCTACGTTTTCGTTGGACTTTAACTAGTACAGTTTTAGGCTTGATTGGTTTTGCAATTTGGCCTGCGCTTTGGTATTTAGGCAATCTCACTCCTGATTGGCGCCATATCGCTGAAGAAGGCTGGCGCAATATGCCAGAGATGCGCGCAATACCTTCCATTGAATCCCTTGGATTTTTGAGCATCAACTTCTGGGCCTATGCCTGGCCAGTTTGGCCCTTAGCCATCATCTCCCTCACCCACTGGGGTCGAGTCAAAGAGGCAGGTCAATGGCGTGCCCCCCATCTGTGCATTCCGCTGAGTTTATTTATTGGTTGCTTGATTTATACCCTCTTCAGACTAGAAGCCAATGAGCATGACCTGATCATTTTGATTCCGAGCCTGTCGATCATTGCCGCATTTAGCCTGCCGATACTCAAGCGTAGTCTCATTAGCTTTATCGATTGGCTTGCGATGTTTAGCTTCACCATGATTGCTTTAGCTATTTGGATTATTTGGCTAGCAAAAGTGACTGGCTTCCCAGAATCGACTGCCGCTAATTTGGCAAGACTCTTGCCGGACTTTCAGGCACAGTTTGATTACTTTAGTTTTGTTGTCGCGCTGATCATTACTGGTGTGTGGTTAGCCATCGTTCGCTGGAGAACATCTCGAGCTCCAAAAGAAATCTGGCGCTGCCTAATTATCTCTGCATCCGGCACCACCTTGATGTGGGTCTTATTGATGACGCTTTGGTTGCCAACGATTAACTACGCCAAGACCTATCGCAATGTATCGGATCGCCTGTTGCAAATAGTTGCCAACACACCAGGTTGTATCGATACCAGCAATCTAGGTCCTGCACAGTTAGCTTCGTTTGCTTGCTTCACCAAGCTTCCACTTCGAGATGACCCTAGCTGCAATCTCATGCTGACACACAGCTCTTCAGAGGCAAAGGCATATGCCAGCCTCAATAAAAAGAAAATAGAATTACTCTGGGAAGATCGTCGTGCCTCCGACCGAGATGAGCGTCTGCGCCTCTATCAAATTACCCCTGCTGGTAAAGAATAA
- a CDS encoding type B 50S ribosomal protein L31: MKPGIHPEYREIVFVDVSNNFSFKTRSTMSTKETIKREDGNEYPLAKIETSSESHPFYTGTQKIMDTAGRVEKFRQKFGTKAVAKASGDGAAKTAEKKAAAAEAKAAEKPAKKK; the protein is encoded by the coding sequence ATGAAACCTGGCATTCACCCCGAATATCGTGAAATCGTCTTTGTAGACGTTTCTAATAACTTCAGCTTCAAGACTCGCTCCACTATGTCTACTAAAGAGACAATCAAGCGGGAAGATGGCAATGAATATCCATTAGCCAAGATCGAGACTTCATCTGAGTCACACCCTTTCTACACTGGTACCCAGAAGATTATGGATACTGCCGGTCGTGTTGAGAAATTCCGTCAGAAATTCGGTACTAAAGCTGTTGCTAAAGCTTCCGGTGATGGCGCAGCTAAAACAGCTGAGAAAAAAGCTGCTGCTGCAGAAGCTAAAGCTGCTGAAAAGCCAGCGAAGAAGAAGTAA
- a CDS encoding MATE family efflux transporter, with protein MLHFKLSRLREDIPSLLKLAGPLLIGQLAVITFGVLDTAMTARYSADDLAALAIASAIFISIYVGLTGVISALAPIAGQLFGAKRLGEIGEEVRQATWLAVGLTVLGGAILLNVDLLLQISQVTPDIEGKAKLYLNILAIGLPASMAMRVLMALHNAVSRPAVITVVQLIGLGLKLPLNLLFIYGGLGIEGMGGPGCAVATVIINWFWLIITLGFVLFDGFYKPFKIFARFSWPDWHRIWTLLKLGAPIGFSYLIEVTSFTFMSLFIARLGTTALAGHQIVANMGTVIYMVPLSLSIATMTLVSQSIGADKQERAEEIGWSSVFFTTSLCVVIGIAVWIFRVQLLELYDPPEEVKLFSIPLFLFIAFYQVFDALQITAAFILRAYRIAFWPMVIYAGSLWGVGLGGGYLMGFNVFGNTPEFLQGANGFWAGNSMSLGLAALLLLYLFRRTAARFEKTHPPVEV; from the coding sequence GTGTTGCACTTTAAATTATCGCGTTTGCGCGAGGATATCCCCTCCCTACTAAAACTCGCCGGCCCCCTGCTCATTGGTCAGCTTGCAGTCATTACTTTTGGTGTTTTAGATACCGCCATGACTGCACGCTACTCCGCCGATGACTTGGCTGCTCTTGCAATAGCATCCGCCATCTTTATCAGCATCTATGTTGGTCTGACTGGTGTGATCTCTGCCCTTGCTCCAATAGCAGGGCAACTCTTTGGCGCCAAGCGCCTTGGTGAGATCGGAGAAGAAGTGCGTCAAGCCACTTGGCTGGCAGTAGGTCTAACTGTATTAGGCGGCGCCATCCTGCTCAATGTTGATCTTCTTCTGCAGATCTCTCAAGTCACACCAGATATTGAAGGCAAAGCGAAGCTATATCTGAATATCCTTGCCATTGGCTTGCCGGCTAGCATGGCAATGCGTGTCCTCATGGCGTTACACAATGCAGTCTCTAGGCCAGCGGTTATCACTGTCGTGCAACTGATTGGTTTGGGCTTAAAGCTCCCACTCAATCTGCTATTTATTTATGGTGGTCTGGGCATTGAAGGTATGGGTGGTCCAGGTTGCGCAGTAGCTACCGTCATCATCAATTGGTTCTGGCTCATCATCACTCTGGGCTTTGTACTCTTTGATGGTTTCTACAAGCCATTTAAGATCTTTGCACGCTTTAGCTGGCCTGACTGGCACCGCATCTGGACTTTACTGAAATTGGGTGCGCCAATTGGCTTTAGTTATTTAATTGAAGTGACTTCATTTACTTTCATGTCACTCTTCATTGCGCGCCTAGGCACCACTGCTTTAGCTGGCCATCAAATTGTGGCTAATATGGGGACCGTAATTTATATGGTGCCACTATCTCTATCGATTGCGACAATGACCTTGGTATCTCAATCGATTGGCGCAGATAAGCAAGAACGTGCCGAGGAAATTGGATGGTCTTCGGTATTCTTCACAACTAGCTTATGCGTTGTGATTGGTATCGCAGTCTGGATTTTTAGAGTGCAACTTCTGGAGTTATATGACCCGCCAGAAGAAGTGAAATTATTTTCCATTCCACTCTTTTTGTTTATCGCCTTTTATCAAGTCTTTGATGCTCTGCAGATTACAGCAGCCTTCATTCTGCGGGCCTATCGGATTGCCTTCTGGCCGATGGTCATTTATGCAGGATCGCTTTGGGGCGTAGGCCTTGGGGGTGGCTACTTGATGGGCTTTAATGTGTTTGGCAACACGCCCGAGTTCTTGCAGGGTGCTAATGGTTTTTGGGCTGGCAACAGCATGAGTCTGGGATTGGCTGCACTGCTATTGCTCTACCTCTTTAGAAGAACAGCGGCGCGCTTTGAGAAAACGCATCCGCCGGTTGAGGTTTAG
- a CDS encoding disulfide bond formation protein B yields MTKHSFPSLAALGNQLALAGIIGMLSYAFIDQFYFGELPCPLCLMQRMGFIIIGFALVLNIRCGAHSSHYGWGIIGGLAGMMVSLRQVLLHILPGDKGFGKTFLELHFYTWAYVGYVGLLAGLAILLMLPNRDVRSRSLFATVLVVTFILLVFANLAATLLECGIGPCADDLVTYDGLMWLRSRLGI; encoded by the coding sequence ATGACTAAGCATTCCTTTCCTTCTCTTGCGGCACTGGGCAATCAATTAGCCTTAGCTGGGATCATTGGCATGCTTTCTTATGCCTTTATTGATCAATTCTATTTTGGTGAGTTACCTTGCCCGCTGTGTTTAATGCAGCGTATGGGTTTTATCATCATCGGTTTTGCTTTGGTATTGAATATCCGCTGTGGTGCTCATTCTTCTCATTACGGTTGGGGAATTATTGGTGGTTTGGCGGGGATGATGGTGTCTTTACGCCAAGTGCTCTTGCATATCTTGCCGGGCGATAAAGGATTTGGAAAAACTTTCTTAGAGTTGCATTTTTATACTTGGGCTTATGTAGGCTACGTTGGTTTGTTAGCAGGTCTTGCGATTTTATTGATGCTGCCTAATCGTGATGTGCGCTCTCGCTCCTTATTTGCAACTGTTTTAGTGGTCACATTCATTCTTCTAGTCTTTGCTAATCTGGCAGCCACGCTACTTGAGTGCGGCATTGGACCTTGCGCTGATGATCTTGTTACATACGATGGATTAATGTGGTTGCGCTCGCGTCTTGGTATTTAA
- the trxA gene encoding thioredoxin TrxA translates to MSAGIKYVTDASFEQGVLKSDKPVLLDFWAEWCGPCKMIGPILEELAGEYGDKIQIAKMNVDENQGVPAQFNIRGIPTLILFKNGTVAAQKVGALAKSQLTAFIDSHL, encoded by the coding sequence ATGAGTGCCGGCATCAAATATGTAACTGACGCTTCTTTCGAGCAAGGCGTTCTCAAGTCCGATAAACCTGTTCTCCTCGACTTCTGGGCTGAGTGGTGTGGTCCTTGCAAGATGATCGGCCCTATCCTTGAAGAGCTGGCTGGTGAATACGGCGACAAGATCCAAATCGCTAAGATGAACGTGGATGAGAACCAAGGCGTTCCTGCCCAGTTCAATATTCGCGGCATCCCTACATTGATCCTCTTTAAGAACGGCACTGTTGCTGCTCAAAAAGTAGGCGCTCTGGCCAAATCCCAGTTGACTGCGTTTATTGATAGTCATCTGTAA
- a CDS encoding DUF5993 family protein yields MCFSGKNPPAIEVLYVYVSTFPDSPDRLVLVWFERRLAALVMLAITVGILMFWFRVHATNHLNLSL; encoded by the coding sequence ATTTGTTTTTCAGGCAAGAACCCACCTGCGATAGAAGTCCTCTATGTATATGTTTCTACCTTTCCTGACAGCCCTGATCGTCTTGTCCTTGTTTGGTTTGAGAGGCGTCTGGCAGCTTTAGTGATGCTGGCTATTACCGTCGGTATCCTGATGTTTTGGTTCCGTGTTCATGCCACCAATCATCTCAATCTCAGTCTGTAA
- a CDS encoding Bug family tripartite tricarboxylate transporter substrate binding protein, whose translation MIASKVVKALAVAFACLSVASTAQSQTAKSNTAWPKQAIRIVVTFTPGGAPDILARVLAESWQQSLGVPVLVENRPGYGGNIGADLVAKSEPDGYTLLIGTVGIHTINGALYDKMSFHPIHDFTPISFLASTPNVLVVNKKLGASNLHELIELAKAKPNELTFGSSGVGTSLHMSGELFKEMTGVQIRHIPYKGRAQSLPDLISGRISMLFDNLSSSLSLIQAGEVQALGVTSLKRSPAAPDIPTMAEQGLPGFEAISWFSLMAPANLPPALQKRLNTLTRQTLNQTEVKNKLLASGLNPAPGSPQELSKLIQSETNKWGRVVYKSGAKLE comes from the coding sequence ATGATTGCTTCTAAAGTGGTAAAGGCTCTAGCCGTTGCATTTGCTTGCCTGAGCGTTGCCAGCACCGCTCAATCTCAAACAGCTAAATCCAATACGGCTTGGCCTAAACAAGCGATTCGTATTGTGGTGACATTTACTCCTGGTGGAGCGCCTGATATTTTGGCGCGCGTGCTTGCGGAGAGTTGGCAACAAAGTCTAGGAGTGCCAGTCCTCGTAGAAAATCGTCCCGGCTATGGCGGCAATATTGGTGCTGACCTAGTGGCAAAGAGTGAGCCAGATGGCTACACACTCCTGATTGGGACGGTGGGTATCCATACTATCAATGGCGCTCTTTATGACAAGATGTCTTTTCATCCGATACATGATTTCACGCCGATTAGTTTTTTGGCGAGCACACCCAACGTATTGGTAGTGAATAAAAAATTGGGTGCGAGTAATCTGCACGAACTCATTGAGCTAGCTAAGGCCAAACCCAATGAACTCACTTTTGGTTCGTCTGGTGTCGGTACCTCTTTGCATATGTCCGGTGAGCTTTTTAAGGAAATGACTGGAGTACAGATTCGGCACATTCCGTATAAGGGAAGGGCGCAATCTTTACCCGACCTCATTAGCGGCCGGATTTCCATGCTCTTTGATAATCTATCCTCCTCACTTTCTTTGATTCAGGCAGGGGAAGTTCAGGCTTTGGGGGTCACCTCACTAAAACGCTCCCCAGCAGCTCCAGATATTCCGACGATGGCTGAGCAAGGCTTACCTGGATTTGAGGCAATATCATGGTTCTCGCTGATGGCGCCCGCAAATCTCCCGCCAGCACTGCAAAAACGCCTAAATACCTTAACTCGCCAAACCCTCAATCAAACTGAAGTTAAAAATAAACTGCTCGCAAGTGGGCTAAATCCCGCTCCTGGAAGTCCGCAAGAGCTATCTAAACTGATTCAATCTGAGACCAATAAATGGGGTAGAGTGGTTTATAAATCAGGCGCAAAATTAGAGTAG